One segment of Carya illinoinensis cultivar Pawnee chromosome 13, C.illinoinensisPawnee_v1, whole genome shotgun sequence DNA contains the following:
- the LOC122292789 gene encoding flowering-promoting factor 1-like has protein sequence MKPHHSRLVWSRPINIRPPRNFSYDNRSYLITHLAAQLSVSFFFSLSLTYTHSMSGVWIFDNNGVARLITNPTRESFEQKEPPYPGTATAPGARPRVLVYLPANHVIRSYSELEHRLNELGWSRYHNPSRPDFLQFHRSEHSPHLISLPKNFANFKIRHMYDIVVKNRSFFEVRDATA, from the coding sequence ATGAAGCCTCACCACTCTCGTCTCGTGTGGTCTCGTCCTATAAATATACGGCCACCTCGCAATTTCTCGTACGACAATCGATCGTACCTCATAACCCATCTAGCTGCCCAGCTTTCTGtctcctttttcttctctctctcgctcACATACACACATTCAATGTCCGGTGTGTGGATATTTGACAACAATGGCGTGGCTCGCTTAATCACCAATCCAACTAGGGAATCCTTCGAGCAAAAAGAGCCACCCTACCCAGGGACAGCCACTGCACCCGGCGCTCGCCCCCGGGTCCTCGTATACCTTCCGGCTAACCACGTCATCCGCTCCTACTCCGAGCTCGAACACCGTCTCAACGAGCTCGGCTGGTCTCGCTACCACAACCCCAGCCGCCCCGACTTCCTTCAGTTCCACAGGTCAGAACACTCCCCCCACTTGATCTCCCTTCCGAAAAACTTCGCCAACTTTAAGATCCGTCATATGTATGACATCGTCGTCAAGAATCGCTCTTTCTTTGAAGTTCGCGATGCCACGGCGTGA